CGTCGAGCTGGGCATGTATGAAGGGATTCCGCATCTCTTCACCCCCATCATCACGGAAGCCAAGCTCGCTGCCAATGCGCTGCGCAATGCCGTGCGCGAGATGGAGCGGCGCCTCAAACTGCTGGCTGCAAACCATGTTCGCAACATCGACCAGTTCAACAAGCTCTTCGATAGCGGCAGCGGACATCTCTTCGAAGATGTGAACCAGGAACCGCTGCCCTACATCATGATCATCATCGATGAGTTGGCCGACCTGATGATGCTGGATCGGGCCAACGTCGAAGAGGCCATCACCCGTCTTGCCCAGATGGCCCGTGCTGTAGGAATCCATCTGGTGCTGGCGACGCAGCGTCCTTCGGTCGATGTCATCACTGGACTGATCAAAGCCAATGTTCCCACTCGTATGAGCTTCCGCCTCGCAACCAAGGTTGATTCGCGCACCATCATCGACTCCAACGGCGCCGAAAGTCTGTTGGGGCGAGGTGACATGCTTTATCTCCCCCCCGGAACCAGCCGTGTACAACGCGTCCACGCCCCCTTCGTTACGGAGAAGGAGATCTCCGCGGTCACCGAGTTCTGGAAGGCGCAGGGCCAGGCCGAGTACGTGGAGGGCTTCCTAGAAGGGCCGAAGGATGAGGCTGGACGCGATCTCGATGGCGGCTCGGATGGAGACGACAACGATCCCCTGTATGACGATGCGGTTCGTCTGGTCTATGAGTTCGGCAAGGCGTCCACCTCGCTGCTACAGCGCAGGCTGCGCATCGGCTATGGACGCGCCGCGCACCTGATCGACATGATGTACAACGATGGTCTGGTGGGACCGGCGGATGGCTCAAAGCCGCGCGAGCTGCTGAAGTCGGCCAACTGGATCAATGAAGTCGATACCGCTGTGCGATAGAACACCGCCTATCGCGGAAGATGGCGCGACGAACGCAGCGCGATCACTCCCAGGATGCAGATGACGGCAAGAAACACCACCCAGATCAGCTCCGGGTGGCGTTCTGTCGCAGCGCGCGTATCCGGACGTGGCGTATACACGGGATTCTTCTGTTCCGGCCCCAGACGCGCAAGAGGCACCTGGTTGGTGATGGACACTGTGCGCGAAAAATCATAATGCGGCGGCAATAAAGCGGCATCGCCATAAAAGATGGTCAGAGCATCCGTGGACTGCGCATCGAAACACAAACGCCGTTGCCGCATCTCCAGACGGACGGCAGTAATTGGCAGAGGTTGATCGTCGCCGTTCTCGACCGCAACCTCCACTTCGGCTGAGCTTTGCAGATTCGACCCCAGTGTTGCGGGAAGGTTTAGTCTCTGCTGATGTATTTCACGACCTGCTTGCGACAGATGAACGCGAAAGATCGTTCCTGAGATCGTTTCTCCCGACGAAGCAGGCGTACCGGTTGCATAATCGCTGATCGTGACATCGCGGCTGAAGTTCCCTTTGTACGTCGGCGAAAGTTCAAAAGTTACCCGTTCCACCGGAACACGCTGAGGAAGATGAAACGAAGCGACGGTCTGGCGTCCGCGTTGGGTAATAGCGCGCGTCTCTGCTGCTTCCTCGAAGATCGTCTGCGCCTCGCGACTGGGAGGGACCGAGGCCCCTCGCACCATCACCGGCGAAACCTGAAAGCTGCGCGTCCCCGGAGCAGGCGTGATGTTCAACTCGACGTGCAGGTAAGGAAAACTGGACTCCTGCAAAGGCAGCGTCGTACTGCGTGAGAGATGCTGCGAGCTCAGGTCGAACAACGTGAATTCTCCCAGGCGAGTCCCCCCCTGGGCTCCAGGAGCATTGCTCCCCGTGACCGTAGCAGCAGCGATGTAGTCCGTACCGTCGAGGTCGAGCACCACCTCGGTGTAAGGGCGGTGCGGCATCGCGAGATCAAAACTCAGCGAACGGCCCTTTAAACCACTGTTCAGGACGCGTGCCGGCTCGGAGTCCAGCTGTGCGGACTCACTCAAGGCAATCACGTAAGGCACTTCATGCGCCTGCGCCGTCTGGGGAAAAATCCGTACATCCTTGAGCGATGCAGAGGCATGCGCAAACGTCTCTGCATCCAGCACTGCGCAGTTAAGACCTGCGCCCGCGGGAACAACAGAGCGCTGATAGAGAAAGTACTGCCGTTCAACAGCGGGCGCCTGCCAGAAAAGAAGCAGGAGAGCGAAAAGAAGCGACTTCATTGGTCACTTCCAGCTGGGTTGGAGGCATTAGAACCGCGCAGCGACAACCAGTCCTTCTGATAAGCAAAGCTCACGGCCATCAGCAGGACGCCAAGACCGAGGAAACTGACGACCCGATACCCCTGGCTAAGGTTCCGCATGTCATAGAGAAAGGTTTTGCCAATCGTAAAGACCAGAAGGATGAGCGCCTGCCAGCGCACAAACGCCGTGCGCCGCCAGAAGCCAACGGCGAGTAACGCTGCTCCATAAACCATCAGAAAAGCAGAGACAGCAAGCGCGCGCCGCAGCTCCAGGTCGGGATTCGCTCCCGTCATGGGCCAGATGGATTCAATTTCGCGAACGCCTGTAAAGATCGCAATCAGGTTCAGCGCGATGATCGAGCCGCCTGAGAGATGCGCCCACAGTACCGAACCTTCTTCAGCAAGAGCCGTCCGCCAGGAAAACCGTGCCACTGCTGCGAGCATTCCCAATCCAACCAACGCCATGCCGAAATCGGCATTCCAGAACGGCTCATGAGGCAGGCTGGACCATGTTGTCCCGATCTCGC
This portion of the Edaphobacter sp. 4G125 genome encodes:
- a CDS encoding DUF3999 family protein, translating into MKSLLFALLLLFWQAPAVERQYFLYQRSVVPAGAGLNCAVLDAETFAHASASLKDVRIFPQTAQAHEVPYVIALSESAQLDSEPARVLNSGLKGRSLSFDLAMPHRPYTEVVLDLDGTDYIAAATVTGSNAPGAQGGTRLGEFTLFDLSSQHLSRSTTLPLQESSFPYLHVELNITPAPGTRSFQVSPVMVRGASVPPSREAQTIFEEAAETRAITQRGRQTVASFHLPQRVPVERVTFELSPTYKGNFSRDVTISDYATGTPASSGETISGTIFRVHLSQAGREIHQQRLNLPATLGSNLQSSAEVEVAVENGDDQPLPITAVRLEMRQRRLCFDAQSTDALTIFYGDAALLPPHYDFSRTVSITNQVPLARLGPEQKNPVYTPRPDTRAATERHPELIWVVFLAVICILGVIALRSSRHLPR